A portion of the Armatimonadota bacterium genome contains these proteins:
- a CDS encoding DUF5658 family protein, whose translation MRALYVLAALNLADGTLTALWIRFFPNLEWNPVFRALVETYGVGGSFLVKAALSGVLVLRAHMGRTLGRWERAALRGLSWVYAAAVAQQVPIVVWLALQFNG comes from the coding sequence GTGCGTGCGCTCTACGTCCTGGCGGCTCTGAACCTGGCCGACGGGACTTTAACCGCCCTGTGGATCCGCTTCTTCCCCAACCTGGAGTGGAACCCTGTCTTCCGCGCCCTCGTGGAGACCTACGGGGTGGGAGGCTCCTTTCTCGTAAAAGCGGCTCTCTCGGGCGTTCTAGTATTGCGGGCCCACATGGGCCGCACCCTCGGCCGCTGGGAGAGGGCGGCCCTCCGAGGGCTCAGCTGGGTATACGCGGCCGCGGTGGCCCAGCAGGTTCCCATCGTGGTCTGGCTGGCCCTGCAGTTCAACGGGTAG
- a CDS encoding acyl-CoA dehydrogenase family protein: MERPQDLVAYREEIRAFVLGELEEAAAEIERNRAVPPDLWNRLAQKGLLRLTLPTRYGGWGLRMMEYLPILEVVAQAHGSVRMVVHVHNGLWRLLDRYGTEEQKHRYLSRWATGEARLAFALTEPDAGTGTDIRTEARRVRGGWVLRGRKWLITFADLAEAFIVVAYTDRSRGAEGISAFLVPRTSPGLRITLQPDGMGLVGTGHGLLEFEDCFVPQEAVLGEEGQGLRMVLRGFLDPSRISIAASCVGLAQRALEVAKAHAQRRVTFGRPLAQRQAIQFALAEMAVDVQAARLLVLDAARKVDAGEPCTTEAAMAKLYGLEMVGRVTDKALRICGGIGYLRGHPIERIYRDARALWFEEGTAEIQKLVIARSLLGSGASEA; encoded by the coding sequence GTGGAGCGCCCGCAGGATCTAGTGGCCTATCGAGAGGAGATCCGGGCCTTCGTGCTCGGGGAACTGGAGGAGGCCGCGGCGGAGATCGAGCGGAACCGGGCGGTCCCTCCGGACCTGTGGAATCGGCTCGCTCAGAAGGGCCTGTTGCGCCTCACGTTGCCCACCCGATACGGCGGGTGGGGCCTGCGCATGATGGAGTACCTTCCCATCCTGGAGGTGGTGGCCCAGGCCCACGGGTCCGTGCGCATGGTGGTGCACGTCCACAACGGCCTCTGGCGTCTGCTGGACCGGTACGGGACGGAGGAGCAGAAACACCGCTACCTCTCCCGTTGGGCCACGGGAGAGGCCAGGCTGGCGTTCGCCCTCACGGAGCCCGATGCGGGCACAGGGACGGACATCCGCACGGAGGCCCGGCGGGTGCGAGGGGGGTGGGTGCTGCGGGGACGCAAGTGGCTCATCACCTTCGCGGACCTCGCGGAGGCCTTTATCGTGGTGGCCTATACGGATCGCAGCCGGGGGGCTGAGGGGATCTCCGCCTTCCTCGTGCCCCGCACAAGCCCCGGTCTGCGGATCACCCTCCAGCCGGACGGTATGGGGCTGGTGGGCACGGGGCACGGTTTGCTCGAGTTCGAGGACTGCTTTGTGCCCCAAGAGGCGGTCCTCGGGGAGGAGGGGCAGGGGTTAAGGATGGTGTTGCGGGGCTTTCTCGACCCGAGCCGCATCTCCATCGCCGCCAGCTGCGTGGGGCTGGCGCAGCGGGCCCTGGAGGTTGCGAAGGCACACGCGCAGCGCCGGGTTACCTTCGGCAGACCCCTCGCGCAGAGACAGGCCATCCAGTTTGCCCTGGCGGAGATGGCGGTGGACGTACAGGCTGCGCGGCTGCTGGTGCTGGATGCGGCCCGGAAGGTGGATGCGGGAGAACCCTGCACCACGGAGGCCGCCATGGCCAAGCTCTATGGCCTGGAGATGGTGGGACGGGTGACGGATAAGGCCCTGCGGATCTGCGGCGGGATCGGGTACCTGCGGGGGCACCCCATCGAGCGGATCTACCGGGACGCCCGGGCCCTGTGGTTCGAGGAAGGGACCGCGGAGATCCAGAAGCTGGTGATCGCCCGATCCCTTCTGGGGTCCGGTGCATCGGAGGCGTAG
- the glnA gene encoding type I glutamate--ammonia ligase, with the protein MDKQTVLERAEELGVRFVRLQFTDIFGTLKNVEIPADLLERALEGEIMFDGSSIEGFVRIEESDMYLVPDPSTFAVFPWKEGEVKTARLICDVYTADGEPFEGDPRYVLKRMVQRAARSGYTMMAGPECEFFLFPVDQEGEPVLTTHDRAGYFDLAPIDQGEEARADMITALRAMGFEVEAGHHEVAHGQHEIDFKYADVLRTADNVATFRFVVRTIARRHNLHATFMPKPIAGINGSGMHTHQSLFRDGRNAFYNPEGPYQLSQECLWYIGGLLTHARGMTLVTNPLVNSYKRLVPGYEAPVYIAWAERNRSPLVRVPAARGEGTRVELRMPDPSCNPYLAFAVMLAAGLDGIERHLDPGPPLNRNIYAMTEEELDRLQIRVLPRNLGEAIEAFLADEVVCEALGSHIVSDLVRAKRQEWREYSAQVHAWEIERYLTRY; encoded by the coding sequence ATGGACAAGCAAACGGTACTCGAGCGGGCTGAGGAACTCGGGGTGCGGTTTGTGCGCCTGCAGTTCACGGACATCTTCGGCACCCTGAAGAACGTGGAGATCCCCGCGGACCTGCTGGAGCGGGCGCTCGAGGGCGAGATCATGTTCGACGGATCCTCCATTGAGGGGTTCGTGCGCATCGAGGAGTCGGACATGTACCTGGTGCCCGACCCCTCCACCTTCGCCGTCTTCCCCTGGAAGGAAGGGGAGGTGAAGACCGCCCGCCTTATCTGCGACGTGTACACCGCGGACGGCGAGCCCTTTGAAGGGGATCCCCGGTACGTGCTCAAGCGGATGGTCCAGCGGGCGGCCCGGTCGGGCTACACCATGATGGCAGGCCCGGAGTGCGAGTTCTTCCTGTTCCCCGTGGATCAGGAGGGGGAGCCCGTGCTCACCACCCACGACCGGGCGGGCTACTTCGACCTCGCCCCCATCGATCAGGGGGAGGAGGCCCGGGCAGACATGATCACCGCCCTGCGGGCCATGGGGTTTGAGGTGGAAGCCGGCCACCACGAGGTCGCGCACGGCCAGCATGAGATCGACTTCAAGTACGCGGACGTGCTGCGCACCGCGGACAACGTGGCCACCTTCCGGTTCGTGGTCCGCACCATCGCCCGACGGCACAACCTCCACGCCACCTTCATGCCCAAGCCCATTGCAGGCATCAACGGAAGCGGCATGCACACCCACCAGTCCCTCTTCCGGGACGGCCGCAACGCCTTCTACAATCCGGAAGGCCCGTACCAGCTGAGCCAGGAATGCCTGTGGTACATCGGAGGACTCCTGACCCACGCGCGGGGGATGACCCTGGTCACCAATCCCCTGGTGAACTCCTACAAGCGGCTGGTCCCGGGCTATGAGGCCCCCGTGTACATCGCGTGGGCAGAGCGCAACCGCTCCCCCCTCGTGCGGGTCCCCGCGGCCCGGGGGGAAGGTACCCGGGTGGAGCTGCGCATGCCCGATCCCTCCTGCAACCCGTACCTGGCCTTCGCGGTGATGCTGGCCGCAGGCCTGGACGGCATCGAGCGCCACCTCGATCCCGGACCGCCCCTCAACCGCAACATCTACGCCATGACGGAGGAGGAGCTGGATCGCCTCCAGATCCGGGTCCTGCCCCGTAACCTCGGGGAGGCCATCGAGGCGTTCCTCGCGGACGAGGTGGTGTGCGAGGCCCTGGGCTCCCACATCGTCTCCGACCTGGTGCGGGCCAAGCGGCAGGAGTGGCGGGAGTACTCTGCCCAAGTGCACGCCTGGGAGATCGAGCGCTACCTCACCCGGTACTAG
- a CDS encoding ketoacyl-ACP synthase III gives MQGSSLRAAILGVGAYVPGRVLTNHDLARMVDTSDAWIVERTGIRTRHVADPDVATSDLALPAAEEALREAGVSPGELDLIICATTMPDYLLPATACLVQDRLGARRAGAFDLLAACSGFVYGVILGSQMIAGGAARYVLVVGSEVLSKIVDWTDRTLCVLVGDGAGAVVLGPAQGERGVHAVVVGSDGSAGDVLKMPAGGTRLPASPQTVAQRLHYVRMDGRTLFRLAVRVVPEAVAEVVRRAGWALEEVNWIVPHQANRRIVEAVARALEMPFDRFLCNIDRYGNTSSASVPLALWEAVRDGRIREDDRVVLVAFGGGFTWAACALVWGR, from the coding sequence ATGCAGGGATCTTCCCTCCGCGCCGCGATCCTGGGGGTCGGAGCTTATGTGCCGGGCCGGGTGCTCACCAATCACGACCTCGCGCGGATGGTGGACACCTCCGATGCGTGGATCGTGGAACGCACGGGGATCCGCACCCGGCACGTGGCGGACCCAGACGTGGCCACCTCGGACCTGGCACTCCCCGCGGCGGAGGAGGCCCTGCGGGAGGCAGGAGTCTCCCCGGGGGAGTTGGACCTCATCATCTGCGCCACTACCATGCCCGATTATCTCCTCCCGGCCACCGCGTGCCTGGTGCAGGACCGGCTTGGCGCCCGCCGGGCAGGCGCCTTCGACCTCCTCGCCGCGTGCTCCGGCTTCGTGTACGGGGTGATCCTGGGATCCCAGATGATCGCGGGTGGAGCGGCCCGGTACGTGCTGGTGGTGGGCTCTGAGGTGCTTAGCAAGATCGTGGACTGGACGGACCGAACCCTCTGCGTGCTCGTGGGAGACGGAGCAGGGGCGGTGGTCCTGGGGCCCGCACAGGGCGAGCGGGGGGTGCACGCGGTGGTGGTGGGCTCGGACGGAAGCGCGGGGGATGTGCTCAAGATGCCGGCGGGAGGCACACGGCTTCCGGCGAGCCCGCAGACCGTGGCGCAGCGCCTCCACTACGTCCGTATGGACGGCCGCACCCTCTTCCGACTGGCGGTGCGGGTGGTTCCGGAGGCCGTGGCGGAGGTGGTCCGGAGGGCTGGGTGGGCCCTGGAGGAGGTGAACTGGATCGTGCCCCATCAGGCGAACCGGCGCATCGTGGAGGCAGTGGCCCGGGCTCTGGAGATGCCGTTTGACCGGTTCCTCTGCAACATCGACCGCTACGGGAACACCTCCTCCGCCTCCGTACCCCTGGCCCTGTGGGAGGCGGTCCGGGACGGCCGCATCCGGGAGGACGACCGGGTAGTGCTGGTGGCGTTCGGGGGAGGCTTCACTTGGGCCGCCTGCGCCCTCGTGTGGGGCCGGTAG
- a CDS encoding DAK2 domain-containing protein, whose amino-acid sequence MGDPAEARSDEAADPAGERFTGGHFATALETALAELRRCRAEVNALNVFPVADHDTGSNLCATLAAAVEAVRAEEGDELGRTAAAAARGAFLGARGSSGAILAEYLYGLSEAWKGLREADAVQLAAALRLAARLARSAVQEPVEGTVLTVADAAAAGAEVHAEGPLQVLDRAAAAARTAWIQTPRMLPVLRRAGVVDAGAAGLVALLEAMAGALRGTVPPPLSPPAPAARIPALAASSQSTSTTVRYCTEVLVQMRRTSVTRVRRTLERLGDAVVVAERDGLLRIHLHTSAPHLVLAQALRWGSVEEVRATRLPEELSGDGPACPEEPGF is encoded by the coding sequence ATGGGGGATCCTGCGGAGGCGCGGTCGGACGAAGCCGCAGATCCGGCCGGAGAGCGGTTTACCGGGGGACACTTTGCTACCGCCCTGGAAACCGCGCTGGCGGAGCTCCGCCGGTGCCGTGCCGAGGTGAACGCCCTGAACGTCTTCCCGGTGGCCGATCACGACACCGGGTCGAACCTGTGCGCCACCCTGGCCGCGGCCGTGGAGGCCGTGCGTGCCGAGGAGGGCGACGAGCTGGGACGAACCGCCGCCGCGGCGGCCCGGGGCGCGTTCCTGGGTGCCCGCGGGAGCTCGGGCGCCATCCTGGCGGAGTATCTCTACGGCCTGAGCGAGGCCTGGAAGGGCCTCAGGGAGGCCGACGCCGTGCAGTTAGCCGCAGCCCTCCGTCTGGCCGCGCGCTTGGCCCGAAGCGCGGTTCAGGAGCCCGTGGAGGGAACCGTCCTGACGGTGGCGGACGCGGCCGCCGCGGGCGCGGAAGTCCACGCGGAAGGACCGCTCCAGGTACTGGACCGCGCGGCCGCCGCGGCCCGGACCGCATGGATCCAGACCCCCCGGATGCTGCCCGTGCTGCGCCGCGCGGGCGTGGTGGATGCGGGCGCGGCCGGCCTGGTGGCCCTGCTGGAGGCCATGGCCGGCGCCCTCCGGGGCACTGTACCCCCACCCCTCTCCCCTCCCGCACCCGCGGCCCGAATCCCCGCCCTGGCGGCTTCCTCCCAGTCCACTTCCACGACCGTGCGCTACTGCACGGAGGTGCTCGTCCAGATGCGCCGGACGTCCGTGACCCGCGTACGGCGCACCCTGGAGCGACTGGGAGATGCGGTGGTGGTGGCGGAGCGGGACGGTTTGCTTCGGATCCACCTCCACACCTCCGCCCCGCACCTTGTCCTGGCACAGGCCCTCCGCTGGGGGAGTGTGGAGGAGGTCCGGGCGACGCGGCTTCCAGAGGAGCTCTCCGGCGACGGGCCCGCGTGCCCCGAAGAACCCGGGTTCTAG
- a CDS encoding SDR family oxidoreductase, producing MTLQGKVALVTGASRGIGRATALLLAERGADVVVHYRRREDRASEVVEAITALGRRAEAVQADLEQSEEVSALFRAIEERFGYLDIFVANAAATAFRRIEALKPHHLTRTYQLNVFSFVQAAQEAMRLMQGRRGRIVTVSGFPTQRYLPDYALLASAKAALEALTRYLAVEAAPLGITVNAVSPGVVDTESLEVYTEGDLEGFTRAMVASTPKGRMGTPEDIAKVIAFLCSDDAEWIVGQVIVVDGGLTLMGAYQRSRSEV from the coding sequence GTGACGCTACAGGGCAAGGTTGCGCTGGTAACCGGGGCTAGCCGGGGAATCGGGCGTGCCACCGCTCTGTTGCTCGCGGAGCGGGGGGCGGACGTGGTGGTGCACTACCGGAGGCGGGAGGACCGGGCTTCGGAGGTGGTGGAGGCCATCACCGCCCTGGGCCGGAGAGCGGAGGCGGTGCAGGCGGATCTCGAGCAGTCGGAGGAGGTCTCCGCGCTGTTCCGGGCCATCGAGGAGCGGTTCGGATACCTCGACATCTTCGTGGCCAACGCGGCCGCCACCGCCTTCCGGCGCATCGAGGCCCTCAAACCCCACCACCTCACGCGCACCTACCAGCTGAACGTGTTCAGCTTCGTGCAGGCGGCTCAGGAGGCCATGCGGCTCATGCAGGGCCGCCGGGGTCGCATCGTTACGGTCTCCGGCTTCCCCACCCAGCGCTACCTCCCGGACTACGCGCTCCTGGCGAGCGCCAAGGCGGCTCTGGAGGCCCTCACCCGGTACCTGGCCGTGGAGGCGGCTCCGCTGGGGATCACGGTGAATGCGGTGAGCCCGGGGGTCGTGGACACGGAGTCCCTGGAGGTGTATACGGAGGGGGATCTGGAGGGCTTCACCCGGGCCATGGTGGCCTCCACCCCAAAGGGGAGGATGGGCACGCCGGAGGACATCGCCAAGGTCATCGCCTTTCTGTGCTCGGACGACGCGGAGTGGATCGTGGGGCAGGTGATCGTGGTGGACGGCGGCCTTACCCTGATGGGCGCCTACCAGCGCTCCCGGAGTGAGGTGTGA
- a CDS encoding zinc-binding dehydrogenase: MLAARVYERSPHRELRLEQVPDPRPGRGEVLVLVRAAGICGTDLEILDGLRLPPEVRWPVVLGHEVAGEVVEAGEDAEPWRPGHRVVVNPYVACGRCWSCLDGRQSACLSPELIGLTRPGGFAEYIVVPAQNLFHLPGALPFEVGAILPDAVATAFHAVLTRGQLQPGQSVAIYGAGGVGTHGALLAKLFGGDPVIVVVRREATARRLGPLGVQVVVAAQDRNPVREIRRLTDGRGVDLTVDFVSRPETVRAAIGATRIGGRVVLVGVSDEPLVLPGSSYLVRREIEIRSAFGATPHEIATVISLAASGRLDLSRSVTRTWPLVRIHEAIATLRARPPEAVRYVITPEGEP; the protein is encoded by the coding sequence GTGCTCGCGGCCCGGGTGTACGAGCGTTCGCCCCATCGGGAGCTGCGCCTGGAGCAGGTCCCGGATCCCCGGCCCGGAAGGGGAGAGGTGCTGGTGCTGGTGCGGGCCGCGGGGATCTGCGGGACGGATCTGGAAATCCTGGACGGTCTGCGACTCCCCCCGGAGGTCCGGTGGCCCGTGGTGCTGGGGCACGAGGTGGCGGGGGAGGTGGTGGAGGCGGGGGAGGACGCGGAGCCGTGGCGGCCAGGCCACCGGGTGGTGGTGAATCCCTACGTGGCGTGCGGCCGGTGCTGGTCGTGCTTGGATGGCCGGCAGTCCGCGTGCCTTTCCCCGGAGCTCATCGGGCTCACGCGGCCCGGGGGGTTCGCGGAGTACATCGTGGTACCCGCTCAGAACCTCTTTCACCTGCCCGGGGCGCTGCCGTTTGAGGTGGGCGCCATCCTGCCGGACGCGGTGGCCACCGCGTTTCACGCGGTGCTGACCCGCGGGCAGCTGCAGCCGGGCCAGAGCGTGGCCATCTACGGAGCGGGTGGGGTGGGAACCCACGGGGCGCTGCTGGCGAAACTCTTCGGCGGGGATCCGGTGATCGTGGTGGTGCGGCGGGAGGCCACCGCACGGCGGCTGGGGCCCCTGGGCGTGCAGGTGGTGGTGGCGGCCCAGGATCGCAACCCCGTGCGGGAGATCCGGCGTCTCACGGACGGCAGAGGGGTGGACCTCACCGTGGACTTCGTCTCCCGCCCGGAGACGGTGCGGGCAGCCATCGGCGCCACCCGCATCGGCGGCCGGGTGGTGCTGGTGGGGGTTTCGGACGAACCCCTGGTGCTTCCGGGCTCCTCGTATCTGGTGCGCCGGGAGATCGAGATCCGTTCCGCCTTCGGAGCCACCCCGCACGAGATCGCCACCGTCATCAGCCTGGCTGCTTCCGGCCGGCTGGATCTCAGCCGTAGCGTGACCCGCACATGGCCGCTGGTGCGGATCCACGAGGCCATCGCGACCCTGCGGGCCCGCCCGCCGGAGGCCGTGCGGTACGTCATCACACCGGAGGGAGAACCGTGA
- a CDS encoding DegV family protein: MGQPVAVVTESVSCLTPSLCGEWGILLVPMWVLRGEHGYRDGIDVTVREVLTWLAEGPPYPTASAPSPADYLAAFEEVARQGAERVVVLTVARWLSAAHDHARRAAARSPIPVEVVDTGTAAAAQGLVVREAARRLWMGVPVEEVRRWVAQAGPRARLVALVRSLEHLARSGRIPRLVHLLNRRLGTVPLLAIGEGRVRRAGVAPGYEAAVRRLVAEVQRARRHATWLQVAVTGVGMPEEAQRLAQTLRELRVADALDLLPFTPVMAVNTGPEVLGVAYLAEP; encoded by the coding sequence TTGGGACAGCCCGTGGCGGTGGTCACGGAGTCCGTTTCCTGCCTGACTCCTTCCCTCTGCGGGGAATGGGGAATCCTCCTCGTGCCCATGTGGGTCCTCCGCGGGGAGCACGGCTACCGCGATGGCATCGACGTGACCGTCCGGGAGGTCCTCACATGGCTTGCAGAGGGTCCTCCCTACCCCACCGCCTCTGCTCCTTCCCCTGCGGACTACCTCGCGGCCTTCGAGGAGGTTGCGCGTCAGGGGGCGGAACGGGTGGTCGTGCTCACGGTGGCCCGGTGGCTCTCGGCCGCGCACGACCACGCCCGGCGGGCAGCGGCTCGTTCGCCGATCCCCGTGGAGGTGGTGGATACAGGGACCGCAGCCGCGGCCCAGGGCCTGGTGGTGCGCGAAGCGGCCCGGCGCCTCTGGATGGGTGTACCGGTAGAGGAGGTGAGGCGCTGGGTCGCGCAGGCAGGGCCACGGGCTCGCCTTGTGGCCCTGGTGCGTTCCCTGGAGCATCTCGCCCGCAGCGGTCGGATCCCCCGCCTGGTCCATCTCCTGAACCGCCGCCTCGGAACCGTTCCCCTACTGGCCATCGGAGAGGGCCGGGTCCGGCGGGCTGGGGTGGCGCCGGGGTATGAGGCCGCGGTCCGGCGGCTCGTGGCGGAGGTGCAGAGAGCGAGAAGGCACGCGACCTGGCTGCAGGTGGCGGTGACCGGGGTGGGAATGCCGGAGGAAGCCCAGCGGCTTGCACAGACCCTCCGGGAGCTCCGGGTGGCGGACGCCCTTGACCTGCTCCCCTTTACCCCCGTGATGGCGGTGAACACGGGGCCGGAGGTCCTGGGGGTAGCGTACCTGGCGGAGCCCTAG
- a CDS encoding YihY/virulence factor BrkB family protein produces the protein MRTSTQVVRAALRGFVDHDGTVVAAAIAYHVLLSVFPLLLGATAIAAFFVEESDLRASLADTLTLYLPPQAAEVIYRNVEEATRARGTVGIAAVATFLWTCSAAAGVARHALNRIWGVKRARAYWRRKLQEILTTLLVGAILGVSLVWTVALGLVERFAPEELARWFRGILGVWGLRVFLPFLLVLLAFLAAYRLLPNRRIPWRHLWPGSLVGAVLFELARQGMFWGVGRLVHYQLVYGSLAGAVVFLVWGYAVAAIFLFGAEVSRSAHHLEGAIRVPNHDEIP, from the coding sequence GTGAGGACGTCCACCCAGGTTGTGCGGGCCGCCCTTCGGGGCTTTGTGGATCATGACGGCACGGTGGTCGCCGCGGCCATCGCGTACCACGTGTTGCTCTCCGTCTTCCCCCTGCTCCTCGGGGCCACGGCCATTGCCGCCTTCTTTGTGGAGGAGTCCGACCTCCGCGCCTCCCTGGCAGACACCCTCACCCTCTACCTTCCCCCTCAGGCCGCGGAGGTCATCTACCGGAACGTGGAGGAGGCCACCCGGGCCCGGGGGACCGTGGGCATCGCGGCCGTGGCCACGTTCCTGTGGACCTGCAGCGCGGCCGCGGGCGTTGCCCGTCACGCCCTCAACCGCATCTGGGGGGTAAAACGGGCCCGGGCCTACTGGAGGCGGAAGCTCCAGGAGATCCTGACCACCCTTCTTGTGGGGGCCATCCTGGGAGTTTCCCTCGTGTGGACCGTGGCCCTTGGGCTCGTGGAGCGGTTCGCACCGGAGGAACTCGCACGGTGGTTCCGGGGGATCCTCGGGGTGTGGGGGCTCCGGGTCTTCCTGCCCTTCCTCCTCGTCCTTCTCGCCTTCCTGGCCGCCTACCGGCTCCTGCCGAACCGTAGGATCCCTTGGCGGCACCTCTGGCCGGGGAGTCTTGTGGGAGCGGTCCTCTTCGAGTTGGCCCGACAGGGGATGTTCTGGGGGGTGGGCCGTCTCGTGCACTACCAGCTGGTGTACGGGTCGCTTGCAGGCGCGGTGGTCTTCCTGGTATGGGGATATGCGGTGGCCGCCATCTTCCTCTTTGGGGCGGAGGTCAGCCGGTCAGCTCACCACCTCGAGGGAGCCATCCGGGTGCCGAACCACGATGAGATCCCCTGA